The following DNA comes from Poecilia reticulata strain Guanapo linkage group LG5, Guppy_female_1.0+MT, whole genome shotgun sequence.
tgactaacaaatcaatggtccagctgcagctgatccagaacgctgctgctggagttctgactaaaaccaggaagacagagCACATCACCCGGTTCTACATCACCCGGTTCTACATCACCTGGTTCTGTCACCCGGTTCTACGTCACCCNNNNNNNNNNNNNNNNNNNNNNNNNNNNNNNNNNNNNNNNNNNNNNNNNNNNNNNNNNNNNNNNNNNNNNNNNNNNNNNNNNNNNNNNNNNNNNNNNNNNNNNNNNNNNNNNNNNNNNNNNNNNNNNNNNNNNNNNNNNNNNNNNNNNNNNNNNNNNNNNNNNNNNNNNNNNNNNNNNNNNNNNNNNNNNNNNNNNNNNNNNNNNNNNNNNNNNNNNNNNNNNNNNNNNNNNNNNNNNNNNNNNNNNNNNNNNNNNNNNNNNNNNNNNNNNNNNNNNNNNNNNNNNNNNNNNNNNNNNNNNNNNNNNNNNNNNNNNNNNNNNNNNNNNNNNNNNNNNNNNNNNNNNNNNNNNNNNNNNNNNNNNNNNNNNNNNNNNNNNNNNNNNNNNNNNNNNNNNNNNNNNNNNNNNNNNNNNNNNNNNNNNNNNNNNNNNNNNNNNNNNNNNNNNNNNNNNNNNNNNNNNNNNNNNNNNNNNNNNNTCTACGTCACCCGGTTCTACGTCACCCGGTTCTACATCACTGGTTCTACGTCACCCGGTTCTACATCACTGGTTCTACGTCACCCGGTTCTACATCACTCGGTTCTACGTCACCCGGTTCTACGTCACCCGGTTCTACGTCACCCGGTTCTACGTCACCCGGTTCTACATCACCCGGTTCTACATCACTCGGTTCTACGTCACTCGGTTCTACGTCACTCGGTTCTACGTCACCCGGTTCTACGTTGAGTGAGCgacgctccttcaccctgacgttccttccctcggggggaaggggggcgccgatctatgttttcgcatccacctgaataatgtgtagttgcgccactgattCAGATTCTATGCCAGGGGTGACCCAAGTGGGTCCTgtaggcccggcatcctgcatgttttattctcttccTGGTTTATCGCACCTGCATCCAATGacgctcattagaggcctaagaagaacattgacttgctgaacAGGTTGTTTCTGCCACCAAGGACAGAACGGAAACATGCAgaatgccgggcctccaggacccactttgggcttCCCtgttctatgcaccacaaatttggaacaaacttccagaaaactacaaaacagccgaaacactgagttcctttaaatccagaccaaaaacccacctggttagagttgcttcagaaccataataaatgaaacattgatcaataaTCCGATGTGTAACGATGATTTTGATTATggaatttgacaaaatgaaatgtttggtttctCAAAGGTTgatagtttttcagtttttatgatgtaaagtgCGTTGAACTGCTGTGTTGCTGAAATGGCCTCTACAAATAAACTCGACTGATTTCAAGCTTCTAGATTAAAAGCTGGAAATCCCTGAATCTGACCTCAGCGTGACCTCTGGGGGCTGATGGACGGTTTCAGTACCAGCTCAGCCTCAGCTCAGTCCGCTGCATCAGCTCCCTGATGAAGACGTTTCTTCATACTTCCAGAAAGACGGCGGAGGCGTTGACGTGTTGTTCATCCGACGACCTCTGACCTCGGTCTGAGTCGGCTGAGGACGGCGCTGACTCAGCGTCTGCAGCCTCCTGGGGGAACAGGACGTCCCAGAGGACGGGTCTCTGGGGGACAGATGTTCCACATCTGGGCCGGAGCGGATCAGCCTCACCTCACCGCCTGCAGCAGGACGGAGCGTTCCTCCGGACACGTCCAGGATGGGTCCAATCGGAGCCAGAACCAGATGCTGCGGCGCTGTGGCATCGGTCTGCTGAACACATGGAGCATCATTACAGGCagcaggaggttctggttctggttctatcCAGAGTTTCTCTCCCTTTTTCACCTGCAACAAATGTTGACCCAGTTTGGACCCAGACGACCTTTGACTCTAGCAGACAGAGGAGAACATGGtccatttaaaggggcagtatcctgcaaaattcactttttaaaaaataaatctttccataatgttatgttattccctcatcaaaagcatcccatagcaaccattcagcagTCATAAATGTCTGAGTGGACGTAGCCCCGTCtttgagacgcagctcctcccccactcagctccttcagactagccagcagcaattagcaaacacctggtggaactgctgagctcattaaagggttaataaaggagccatgttgtgacgacttcctaAAGGCGgactttcagaaaaaacaagtttttcttaaagagacagaggcccaatttccatccatccattttcttcacaccCTTGTCCCTYAGTGGGGTCggtgggttgctggtgcccatctccagctaacgttccgggcgagaggcggggtcaccctggacaggtcgccagtctgtcgcagggcaacacagagacacacaggacacacaaccatgcacacacacactcacacctagggaggaTTTAGAgacagtcgtgtttttggactgtgagaggaaaccggagtacctggagaaaacccaccatgcacagggagaacatggagactccatgcagaaagaccctgggctgggaatcgaacccagaaccttcttgctgcaaggcaactgtGCACTGTGCAACCCccaggtccaatttcaaggtgttaaaataaggagtaaaatttattttaagtcatatttgatatatgtataatttttgcttgctaatgcaataaaaatgcatgGGAAATACagaatactgtccctttaacaaGTAAAAGCCCACATCATCAACCatccaccaccgtgcttcaaCTCTGACATCCTGTCCTCCATCCAGATGCAGCTTTTC
Coding sequences within:
- the LOC103464360 gene encoding uncharacterized protein LOC103464360 — encoded protein: MAGTHQRESAAQCVEASPLFNSSFSDLINIYIRSVDPPPLSSSHRFITFCWRKTSVPAGKRVYQSQRSSGSKLGQHLLQVKKGEKLWIEPEPEPPAACNDAPCVQQTDATAPQHLVLAPIGPILDVSGGTLRPAAGGEVRLIRSGPDVEHLSPRDPSSGTSCSPRRLQTLSQRRPQPTQTEVRGRRMNNTSTPPPSFWKYEETSSSGS